The Salvelinus namaycush isolate Seneca chromosome 8, SaNama_1.0, whole genome shotgun sequence genome has a segment encoding these proteins:
- the psmg4 gene encoding proteasome assembly chaperone 4 — MIWLKCLNNGLVSLYLSSYKHIFNMNIAESGAVGDAITVHDFSEKILEQTVHFHVIKLNGGFFLWVGSNPVLSNLAVSMESKFDSMPLSTLILGDPSDTTPNSLAQRLTKRTKKQVYVSYSLPMTDSNLSLLVENRIKKEMEVHPDKF; from the exons ATGATTTGGTTGAAATGTTTGAATAATGGTCTGGTTTCGTTGTACTTGTCTTCATACAAACATATATTCAATATGAACATAGCAGAAAGTGGAGCAGTAGGCGATGCCATTACAGTCCACGATTTCTCCGAGAAGATTCTGGAGCAAACGGTTCACTTTCACGTCATAAAACTCAATGGAGGATTTTTCCTTTGGGTGGGCTCGAACCCCGTCTTGTCCAATTTGGCTGTTTCAATGGAAAGTAAATTT gaTTCGATGCCGCTCTCTACGTTAATCCTGGGGGACCCATCGGACACCACTCCAAATTCACTGGCGCAGAGATTGA CTAAAAGGACTAAGAAACAGGTGTATGTGAGCTACTCCCTGCCCATGACTGACTCCAACCTGTCTCTGCTGGTAGAGAACAGGATAAAGAAAGAGATGGAAGTTCACCCTGACAAGTTTTAA